The following are from one region of the Thermincola ferriacetica genome:
- a CDS encoding adenylate kinase, whose amino-acid sequence MIMGPPGAGKGTQAEVLVKELNITHISTGDMFRAAIKEGTEMGKKAKEYMDKGQLVPDEVVVGMVKDRLSQPDCEKGFLLDGFPRTIAQAEALSKTLDEMGIKLDGVINIEVPREKLLARLTGRRVCKSCGASYHVLFNPPEKEGVCNNCGGELYQRSDDNEETVNNRLDVYEEQTQPLIDYYKEKGLLININGDQPIDKVLADILAALKK is encoded by the coding sequence ATGATTATGGGCCCGCCGGGGGCCGGAAAAGGTACTCAGGCAGAAGTATTGGTTAAAGAGTTGAACATTACTCACATTTCAACAGGCGACATGTTCAGAGCTGCGATCAAAGAAGGAACGGAAATGGGGAAAAAGGCTAAAGAATATATGGATAAAGGCCAACTCGTTCCCGATGAAGTTGTTGTGGGAATGGTTAAAGACCGGCTTTCACAACCCGATTGCGAAAAAGGATTTTTATTGGACGGTTTTCCCAGAACCATCGCACAGGCAGAAGCTCTGTCCAAGACATTGGATGAAATGGGCATCAAACTTGATGGGGTAATCAATATAGAGGTGCCCAGGGAAAAACTTCTGGCCCGCCTGACCGGCCGGAGGGTTTGCAAGAGCTGTGGAGCCAGCTACCACGTCTTATTTAACCCACCGGAAAAAGAGGGTGTATGCAACAACTGCGGCGGTGAACTGTATCAGAGGAGCGATGATAACGAAGAAACAGTTAATAACAGGCTGGATGTTTACGAAGAACAGACTCAGCCGCTGATTGACTACTACAAAGAGAAGGGGCTGTTAATAAATATTAACGGCGACCAGCCCATTGACAAAGTATTGGCTGATATTTTAGCCGCCTTAAAAAAGTAA
- a CDS encoding selenium metabolism-associated LysR family transcriptional regulator — MFNLRQLKSFVYVAQQKSFTKAAKLLYMTQPAVSAQIKALEERLDVQLMERNDKQVVLTEAGEIFLVEAERILASYERIVESLDELKGLRRGHLRIAASTIPGEYILPKFIGRFKEKYPQIEIELVISDTGQVIESLRERTADLGVTGARIKNDVVKFEKLLDDELVLITSSASPIGQKKQVTVADLQKEKYILREHGSGTRKVMLERLQSIGIQPAQMDVTMELGSTRAVITAVESGLGISMVSRWAADEALKLGLLKEIKLPGWNSVRDLYLAWNTHKFLNQLTTTFINEIKAYSTN; from the coding sequence ATGTTTAATTTACGCCAGCTTAAATCCTTCGTTTACGTGGCCCAGCAGAAGAGTTTTACCAAAGCTGCCAAGCTCCTGTATATGACCCAGCCGGCTGTCAGCGCCCAGATTAAAGCGCTGGAAGAACGGCTGGATGTGCAGTTAATGGAGAGAAATGACAAGCAGGTGGTTTTGACTGAGGCTGGCGAGATTTTCCTGGTAGAGGCCGAAAGAATTCTTGCTTCTTATGAAAGAATTGTAGAATCCCTTGACGAGCTGAAAGGTTTGCGGCGGGGCCACTTGAGGATTGCTGCCAGCACCATCCCGGGTGAATATATCCTGCCCAAATTCATTGGCCGTTTTAAGGAAAAATATCCCCAAATCGAGATTGAACTCGTCATCAGCGATACAGGTCAGGTCATTGAGTCCCTCAGAGAGCGGACGGCGGACCTGGGTGTTACCGGGGCCAGGATCAAAAATGACGTGGTAAAGTTTGAAAAGCTGCTTGATGACGAACTGGTGTTAATCACCTCGTCTGCCAGTCCGATAGGACAGAAAAAACAGGTAACCGTTGCGGACCTGCAGAAAGAAAAATATATTTTACGTGAGCATGGTTCAGGGACCAGAAAGGTTATGCTGGAACGGTTGCAAAGTATAGGTATCCAGCCTGCGCAGATGGATGTGACAATGGAACTGGGCAGCACCAGAGCGGTAATTACGGCTGTAGAATCGGGTCTGGGTATAAGTATGGTTTCCAGATGGGCGGCAGATGAGGCGTTAAAACTGGGACTACTTAAGGAGATAAAGCTTCCCGGCTGGAATTCGGTGCGGGATCTCTATCTGGCCTGGAATACTCACAAGTTTTTAAATCAACTGACGACTACTTTTATCAATGAGATAAAAGCCTATAGTACTAATTAA